One Taeniopygia guttata chromosome 16, bTaeGut7.mat, whole genome shotgun sequence DNA window includes the following coding sequences:
- the PPP4C gene encoding serine/threonine-protein phosphatase 4 catalytic subunit isoform X2, with product MGELSDLDRQIEQLRRCELIRESEVKALCAKAREILVEESNVQRVDSPVTVCGDIHGQFYDLKELFRVGGDVPETNYLFMGDFVDRGFYSVETFLLLLALKVRYPDRITLIRGNHESRQITQVCPRCVPGVHRCVPGVSQVCTGVSQVCHLSQVCPRCAQVCHRCAQVCPGVSQVCHLSQVRYPDRITLIRGNHESRQITQVCPRCVPGVSQVCPRCAQVCHRCVTCPRCVPGVHRCVTGVHRCAQVCHRCVTCPRCGTRTGSR from the exons ATGGGGGAGCTGAGCGACCTGGACCGGCAGATCGAGCAACTGCGGCGCTGCGAGCTGATCCGGGAGAGCGAAGTGAAGGCCCTGTGCGCCAAGGCCCG GGAGATTCTGGTGGAGGAGAGCAACGTGCAGAGAGTCGATTCGCCCGTCACC GTGTGTGGGGACATCCACGGACAGTTCTACGACCTCAAAGAGCTGTTCAGG GTGGGCGGGGACGTCCCAGAGACCAATTACCTGTTCATGGGCGACTTCGTCGACCGCGGCTTCTACAGCGTGGAgaccttcctgctgctgctggccttAAAG gtgcgGTACCCGGACCGGATCACGCTGATCCGGGGGAACCACGAGTCCCGGCAGATCAcgcaggtgtgtcccaggtgtgtcccaggtgtgcacaggtgtgtcccaggtgtgtcccaggtgtgcacaggtgtgtcacaggtgtgtcacctgtcccaggtgtgtcccaggtgtgcacaggtgtgtcacaggtgtgcccaggtgtgcccaggtgtgtcacaggtgtgtcacctgtcccaggtgcgGTACCCGGACCGGATCACGCTGATCCGGGGGAACCACGAGTCCCGGCAGATCAcgcaggtgtgtcccaggtgtgtcccaggtgtgtcccaggtgtgtcccaggtgtgcacaggtgtgtcacaggtgtgtcacctgtcccaggtgtgtcccaggtgtgcacaggtgtgtcacaggtgtgcacaggtgtgcccaggtgtgtcacaggtgtgtcacctgtcccaggtgcgGTACCCGGACCGGATCACGCTGA